The following proteins come from a genomic window of Mesoaciditoga lauensis cd-1655R = DSM 25116:
- a CDS encoding aspartate/glutamate racemase family protein codes for MGKNPQKVLGVLGGMGPAASARFLEILAELSPAKSDQEHPKIFYISDPQIPDRTKAILENGEDPSVQIKADLFKLVECGSDILAVPCNTAHYFIENFVDELPIPLVSIVEASVKLARKVSPQGAWLLSTKATWRSGLYSKHANRYGYNLYFPDDETREEVQRVIYLVKTNKIKEASIRLEDVLKKLWGERDIPFIAACTELPLAYEASSLPQEKMISSLFALAKSCIEEIYR; via the coding sequence ATGGGGAAAAATCCACAAAAAGTGCTGGGAGTTTTGGGTGGAATGGGGCCAGCTGCTTCGGCAAGATTTTTAGAAATATTGGCAGAACTTTCTCCTGCTAAAAGCGATCAGGAACATCCCAAAATATTTTACATATCAGATCCTCAAATTCCTGATAGAACAAAGGCCATACTTGAAAACGGAGAAGATCCTAGTGTGCAGATAAAAGCAGATCTGTTTAAACTTGTTGAATGTGGAAGTGATATTTTGGCCGTGCCTTGCAACACAGCGCATTACTTCATTGAAAATTTCGTAGATGAGTTGCCAATACCGCTTGTGAGCATTGTGGAGGCAAGCGTTAAACTCGCAAGGAAGGTATCCCCTCAAGGTGCCTGGTTACTTTCGACAAAAGCCACATGGAGGAGCGGATTGTATTCAAAACATGCCAACCGTTATGGATATAACCTGTACTTTCCAGATGATGAAACAAGAGAAGAAGTTCAAAGGGTTATTTACCTTGTCAAAACAAATAAAATAAAGGAAGCTTCAATAAGATTGGAAGATGTACTGAAGAAACTTTGGGGGGAAAGAGATATTCCTTTCATAGCAGCCTGCACGGAACTTCCCCTTGCCTACGAGGCAAGCTCATTACCGCAAGAAAAGATGATTTCCAGTTTGTTCGCGCTTGCGAAAAGTTGCATCGAAGAAATTTATCGATGA
- a CDS encoding AAA family ATPase: protein MQVSEIREKIINNVSKVIFGKEEVIEKIISAFMIGGHVLMEDVPGTGKTMLARALSISLGLDFKRVQFTPDLLPTDLTGLSIYKKESGNFEFKEGPIFTDILLVDEINRATPKTQSALLEAMAEGQVTVDGVTRKLSDNFFVIATQNPIEYQGTFPLPEAQLDRFAYILKMGYPTHDMEIKMLTSQMEHHPIEDVENVITPEEISFMKNAVKHVTVDETIKDYIAKIVEHTRNDKDLYLGASPRASISLMKGAMSYALVKGRDYVIPDDVKAISKEVLGHRLILTSEARVKMVKVEDVIERTFEEVPVPVTKKDEI from the coding sequence GTGCAAGTATCTGAGATAAGGGAAAAGATAATAAACAACGTCTCGAAGGTTATATTTGGAAAGGAAGAAGTTATAGAAAAGATCATCTCTGCCTTCATGATAGGCGGACATGTGCTTATGGAGGATGTACCCGGTACAGGGAAAACGATGTTGGCAAGGGCGCTTTCCATCTCTTTAGGACTGGATTTCAAACGTGTCCAATTCACCCCCGATCTTCTTCCAACGGATTTAACAGGCTTATCCATTTACAAAAAGGAAAGTGGGAATTTTGAATTCAAAGAAGGTCCTATATTCACCGATATTCTTTTAGTTGATGAAATTAACAGAGCCACGCCTAAGACCCAATCTGCTCTTTTAGAAGCGATGGCGGAAGGACAGGTAACAGTTGATGGCGTCACAAGAAAGTTGAGCGATAATTTCTTCGTAATAGCAACTCAAAATCCCATTGAGTATCAAGGAACATTTCCCTTACCAGAAGCCCAATTAGACAGATTTGCTTACATTTTAAAGATGGGATACCCAACACATGACATGGAGATAAAGATGCTTACTTCACAGATGGAACATCATCCAATAGAAGACGTCGAAAACGTCATAACTCCAGAGGAAATTTCTTTCATGAAAAACGCTGTAAAGCACGTAACCGTTGATGAAACGATAAAAGATTACATAGCCAAAATCGTCGAACATACTCGAAATGATAAAGATTTATACCTTGGTGCAAGCCCAAGAGCATCTATTAGCCTTATGAAAGGTGCCATGTCATATGCCCTGGTAAAGGGAAGAGATTACGTTATTCCGGATGACGTCAAAGCCATTTCAAAAGAGGTGTTAGGCCATAGACTCATTCTTACATCAGAAGCAAGGGTGAAGATGGTAAAAGTGGAAGACGTGATAGAAAGAACTTTTGAAGAGGTCCCAGTGCCGGTGACGAAAAAAGATGAAATATGA
- a CDS encoding DUF58 domain-containing protein: protein MKYDLSSLIALSIFVGLILLISVGPFTLAIASFVAIIWIYFALSVKSTKKLKIKTSVSPQRVFTDDPVECVTSVYNESNFILSNVQLVDFGAESGYVIDESLNLEDEEKKTYGEKSAKGVLKPHSSLSIRYTMGFRTRGEHSFLHVRVVVKGFLGLFKVEKTFNPARSVLVFPKMLPLDTFKTMLIDPVEGEKTDFKLLEDVTHITGVHEYAGEPFQRIHWKISAHLDKLMVKEYEYTASSVIKMYVDYNLPPQVYARNVWSSIRKDYEEYASIAASGMVKYFSDHGMEITLKVLADKIYEVFPQWVRKDYVPYLDVLARARGIDNPSEELLLENVLQKDMYSMSKNSTVVLISLYLTDDVIPKLLTIRSRVSELIAFVMPYGFRMPYHKKYRSFAILPQEVKKLRDQSALLTENNVMVHVLMDNESVDEVIRSYEKSPLETR from the coding sequence ATGAAATATGATCTCTCGTCTCTTATAGCACTTTCGATATTCGTAGGGCTAATACTTTTAATAAGCGTGGGCCCATTCACATTGGCCATAGCTTCTTTTGTAGCGATCATATGGATCTATTTTGCTCTTTCGGTTAAAAGCACGAAAAAATTAAAGATAAAAACCAGCGTTTCCCCCCAGCGAGTTTTCACGGATGATCCAGTTGAATGCGTAACTTCGGTTTACAACGAGTCGAATTTCATACTTTCAAACGTTCAGCTCGTGGATTTCGGAGCTGAAAGCGGATATGTGATAGATGAGAGCTTGAATTTGGAAGATGAGGAGAAGAAAACGTATGGTGAGAAAAGCGCAAAAGGTGTTTTGAAACCGCACTCTTCTTTGTCGATAAGGTATACTATGGGCTTTAGAACGCGCGGAGAGCATAGCTTTTTGCATGTTCGTGTGGTAGTTAAAGGATTTTTGGGTCTCTTTAAAGTCGAAAAGACTTTTAACCCGGCCCGCTCTGTTTTGGTTTTCCCAAAGATGCTTCCGCTTGACACGTTCAAAACCATGTTGATAGATCCCGTTGAAGGAGAGAAAACTGATTTCAAGCTTTTAGAAGATGTTACACATATTACAGGTGTTCACGAATATGCCGGCGAACCATTCCAGCGCATTCATTGGAAGATAAGTGCACATCTGGACAAGCTGATGGTGAAAGAATATGAGTATACCGCATCTTCTGTAATAAAGATGTACGTGGATTACAATCTTCCTCCCCAGGTATATGCAAGAAACGTCTGGTCTTCAATAAGAAAAGATTACGAAGAGTACGCGTCAATAGCAGCATCTGGAATGGTAAAATACTTTTCAGATCATGGAATGGAAATTACTTTAAAAGTGCTAGCAGACAAAATATACGAGGTATTCCCTCAATGGGTGAGAAAAGACTACGTTCCATATTTAGATGTTTTGGCACGGGCACGTGGAATAGATAACCCAAGCGAAGAGCTCTTGCTTGAGAACGTTCTTCAAAAAGATATGTACTCCATGTCAAAAAACTCAACGGTGGTTTTGATTTCTCTATATCTTACCGACGATGTGATTCCGAAGCTTTTGACGATCAGATCGAGGGTTTCGGAACTCATCGCATTCGTCATGCCATATGGATTTAGAATGCCATATCATAAAAAATACCGATCCTTTGCAATTCTCCCACAAGAGGTGAAAAAGCTTCGAGATCAGAGTGCATTGCTCACGGAAAACAACGTCATGGTACATGTGCTGATGGATAACGAATCGGTGGATGAGGTGATACGCAGCTATGAAAAAAGCCCTTTGGAAACTCGTTGA
- a CDS encoding YbhB/YbcL family Raf kinase inhibitor-like protein: MEIKSVFEHMGFIPKKYTCDGEDINPPLEIKSLPQSTESLAIIVDDPDAPMGTFVHWVAWNIQPTGKIEENTMETFARGRNDFGRNSYNGPCPPRGHGIHHYHFKLYALDSFLNLKNGASKKQLEKEMKNHILSSTELIGLYQR; encoded by the coding sequence ATGGAAATAAAGTCAGTTTTTGAGCACATGGGGTTCATTCCGAAAAAATACACATGCGATGGTGAAGATATCAATCCTCCTTTGGAGATAAAATCGTTGCCGCAATCAACTGAAAGTTTAGCGATAATAGTGGACGATCCAGATGCTCCAATGGGAACGTTTGTGCACTGGGTGGCATGGAACATACAGCCTACTGGAAAAATCGAAGAAAATACTATGGAGACTTTCGCACGGGGAAGAAATGATTTTGGGAGAAATTCGTACAATGGTCCATGCCCTCCAAGGGGCCATGGAATTCATCACTATCATTTCAAACTTTACGCTTTAGACTCATTTTTAAATTTAAAAAATGGGGCATCGAAAAAACAATTAGAAAAAGAAATGAAAAACCATATTCTCTCTTCTACGGAATTGATAGGATTGTATCAAAGGTAG
- a CDS encoding 4Fe-4S dicluster domain-containing protein, giving the protein MAGKFDEWFGIPRKTIKWYPTIDPATCVGCGLCFMTCGRSVYSYDLNAKKPVVANPYNCLVGCTTCANICPVGAITFPSTEVVHEVIKQNKIIAKVRELVPTKVQFMEEQQHESEVTKKSL; this is encoded by the coding sequence ATGGCAGGAAAATTTGATGAATGGTTTGGGATTCCAAGAAAGACTATAAAGTGGTATCCAACAATAGACCCAGCTACATGTGTTGGATGCGGGTTGTGCTTTATGACATGTGGAAGGAGCGTGTACAGTTACGATTTGAATGCTAAAAAGCCTGTAGTCGCCAATCCTTACAACTGTTTGGTTGGTTGTACGACTTGCGCAAACATTTGTCCGGTTGGGGCTATAACTTTTCCATCTACTGAGGTTGTACATGAAGTTATAAAGCAAAACAAGATCATTGCCAAAGTTAGGGAATTAGTTCCAACAAAAGTGCAATTTATGGAAGAGCAACAACATGAAAGCGAAGTAACTAAGAAAAGCCTTTAA